In Malaclemys terrapin pileata isolate rMalTer1 chromosome 11, rMalTer1.hap1, whole genome shotgun sequence, a single genomic region encodes these proteins:
- the LOC128845574 gene encoding tubulin alpha-1D chain-like: protein MRECISVHVGQAGVQIGNACWELYCLEHGIQPDGQMPSDKTIGGGDDSFNTFFSETGAGKHVPRAVFVDLEPTVIDEVRTGTYRQLFHPEQLITGKEDAANNYARGHYTIGKEIIDLVLDRIRKLADQCTGLQGFLIFHSFGGGTGSGFTSLLMERLSVDYGKKSKLEFSIYPAPQISTAVVEPYNSILTTHTTLEHSDCAFMVDNEAIYDICRRNLDIERPTYTNLNRLIGQIVSSITASLRFDGALNVDLTEFQTNLVPYPRIHFPLATYAPVISAEKAYHEQLSVAEITNACFEPANQMVKCDPRHGKYMACCLLYRGDVVPKDVNAAIATIKTKRSIQFVDWCPTGFKVGINYQPPTVVPGGDLAKVQRAVCMLSNTTAIAEAWARLDHKFDLMYAKRAFVHWYVGEGMEEGEFSEAREDMAALEKDYEEVGTDSVDGGEEEEGDEY from the exons ATG CGTGAGTGCATTTCCGTCCACGTCGGCCAGGCCGGCGTGCAGATCGGCAAtgcctgctgggagctgtacTGCCTGGAGCACGGCATCCAGCCCGACGGGCAGATGCCCAGCGACAAGACCATCGGGGGAGGGGACGACTCCTTCAATACTTTCTTCAGTGAGACGGGTGCCGGGAAGCATGTCCCCAGAGCCGTCTTCGTGGACCTGGAACCCACCGTGATCG ACGAGGTTCGGACCGGCACTTACCGCCAGCTCTTCCACCCAGAGCAGCTCATCACCGGCAAGGAAGATGCTGCCAATAACTATGCCCGCGGGCACTACACCATCGGCAAGGAGATCATCGACCTGGTGCTGGACAGGATCCGGAAGCTG GCCGACCAGTGCACGGGGCTCCAGGGCTTCCTCATCTTCCACAGCTTCGGGGGCGGCACCGGCTCCGGATTCACCTCCCTGCTGATGGAGCGTCTCTCCGTTGACTATGGCAAGAAGTCCAAGCTGGAGTTCTCCATCTACCCCGCGCCTCAGATATCCACCGCGGTGGTGGAGCCCTACAACTCCATCCTGACCACCCACACCACCCTGGAGCACTCGGACTGCGCCTTCATGGTAGACAACGAGGCCATCTATGACATCTGCCGCAGGAACCTGGACATCGAGCGCCCCACCTACACCAACCTCAACCGGCTAATAGGTCAGATCGTGTCCTCCATCACAGCCTCCCTCCGATTCGATGGTGCCCTCAACGTGGATCTGACGGAGTTCCAGACCAACCTGGTGCCCTATCCCCGTATCCACTTCCCGCTGGCCACCTACGCCCCCGTCATCTCTGCAGAGAAGGCCTACCATGAGCAGCTCTCCGTGGCGGAGATCACAAACGCTTGCTTTGAGCCAGCCAACCAGATGGTGAAATGTGACCCCCGTCATGGCAAATACATGGCCTGCTGCCTCTTGTACCGCGGGGACGTGGTGCCCAAAGACGTCAATGCTGCTATTGCCACCATCAAAACCAAGCGCAGCATCCAGTTTGTAGACTGGTGCCCGACTGGGTTCAAGGTTGGTATCAACTACCAGCCTCCCACTGTGGTTCCTGGTGGCGACCTGGCCAAGGTGCAGCGGGCCGTGTGCATGCTGAGCAACACCACGGCCATTGCCGAGGCCTGGGCTCGGCTGGACCACAAGTTTGACCTGATGTATGCCAAGCGGGCCTTCGTGCACTGGTACGTGGGAGAGGgcatggaggagggggagttCTCAGAGGCCCGGGAGGACATGGCTGCCCTGGAGAAGGATTACGAGGAGGTGGGGACAGACAGTGtggatggaggagaggaagaggaaggtgATGAATACTAG